Genomic window (Daucus carota subsp. sativus chromosome 5, DH1 v3.0, whole genome shotgun sequence):
AATGATTCATGTTCATGTTCACCTTCGTGTCCCATGTCGTCTAGTTGACCTTAATCAAGTTTCTTGGACTTGTCAAAACAACTAATCCATTTTTGACTCTTCTTCTATGTTTATCCTTCGTCGTCATGTCATGTCTTTTTACTTCACATCACGTTGAACCAGTGATGTCGATCGTGTTTTGGGTATGCTATATTGTCCCCTTGTGGCGATTTTAGGACAAGTCCTAGTCATGTCCTGTTAAAATAGGAGACTTGGACTGAAATCAGTCCCAAAAGTAGCAAAATATGTGACTTGGTCGTTGTTTGTGACTCATAGGTGATAATGTATTTGACATGATCTGTCATGTTTCTAGAGTTCATGTCTAGCTGTCACGTCGATCATCATGTCAAGACTTTATGTCCAGCTGTCATGTTGTTATCTTTATATTGTCATCATTTTGCTAGTCATTTTGGATACTCGACTTCATGTATCATGTACTTTTTGAATTAGTTGTCTACTTTGCGATTGATTATCTTAATTCTGTTTGATTTCCATTTGACATGTATATGGTTTGACTTGTCATCATTTAACTTGTGTATGTTCATGTCGAGACTGCTACACATTGTGTCGCCGTGTTCCCAAGCGAAGATGTCCATTCTTCCtgtcaaaaaatcaattatGTTGGTCTCTCTCTTTGGTGTCACGTCATGTCCCCTTGTGATGTTGTTTTTTGCTGCGTAGATATCGTCCATGTCTTGTTGCTCGTGTCGCGTCACGTGTTGTTTACTGGTACCCGTCAGACATGATGAGATGAGTGTAACTTGTTCCCGTCGTATATGTCATGGTCGTTTGCAACCACTTTCACTTTATCTAATGTTGACAAGTACCCTCTTAGAGTCTTTGTGTACCACTGAACGATGAGACACATGTATGCCATCGTCTTCTCAAACTATCACGTGTCGTAGGTTAAAGATGTCGACTATATATGGACAAGTTGATTAACTCGTCAGGCAGTCCCATGAACAATTGTAATGTTGGACGTGTCGGTGTAATTCTAACATCCTTACTCATAAATGACTTTTGTAATGCGTTAAAGATCAGTATCTTAGACATCAATGGTGTGTGTTGAGCGTCATGTTCTTTAATTAAGTCAACCCGTCGGACAGCCCCGGCCCACACGTCGGACAACTAAATGTTTGTGATCAGAAATCTTCTTGGTATATTGATGCTTTTCTTCGTCAAAGGACTGATGTTGATGTCAATTTTTTGTAGCCTTCATCATTTGTCTCCTCCGTTTTGTAATCGTTCATGAGAGGTTTTCCCTCGTCACGTAGATCTTCAACGTAGATGTCGTCCATGTCTAAGCGTCGCTGTTTTGGGTGATTTCACGGAACTTAAATCAATCTTGTTAACCTCGGAATCTAGCCCAGCCCTCAAGCTCCTCTCCTAACTCGATATGTGTTTTTACCAATATTTGCATGGTTAAAAGCCAAgcctatttaatttctataacaatggagtaagtatttttatgtatgaatatttagagATTGAATGGACAAGTAtcgaaaagaaaacaaaagacaagaacacaagcaattttgatgacgcggaaaaccccttGTAAAAGGTTAAAAACCGCAGGTGGGAATGTCCCAGCCAGATATCCACTATAATGATAGAAGTATGAGCTTACAAGTATGATAAAAACAAGATACAAGTATAAATAAACGCAGTCGTCGTCATCAGAAGATGTTCCCGTCGGTGGTAGTGCGTACCCGTCGGCGGCAGTGTGTACCCGCCGGCAAGAAGACTTGAAGGAGATGAAGATGTAGAGCTCATTTGATAAGATGAAGAAGCTATGGTGGGTGTATTGTAGTTGTTCGATATGTAGGAGATaagtatagtatatataatgTGGTTTTATATATCTTGGGCCTGGGCTTTAGGTTTATACGTAAGAAAAGTGGAGTTGTGAAGGTGTGTGGATGATAAGTATGCTTGAGTAGATGTAGATGACTTGTGTTTATCTCATCTTCTTGTGTTATTTATAGCTGATTTTGAGCTTAAACCGTGGGCTATTTTATTGGAAGGTGGGTTGCATAAGTGTTGGAAAGTGATAGGGTTGTTACCAACCTTATCTCCTATTTTTCAGGACAAGTTGGATGACAGGTTGAATGATTCTGCAGTCGTCCTTTGATTGTAGGAGTCAACCTCTATCCGTTAGCATTATCTGTTCTTTATATGTCTGCACGCGTCATGTCGTCAGTACCTCCCGTCGTGTCCTGACGCCTGTAAAATCTAGGCATAACAATATGTTCATTATAAGAAAGATGTGCTCTACTTTGTAGCCGGCGGTGAAAACTTTACAACCTTACTAACCTTACGAATATTAATGCTAGtacgtaacttcccgttactgTCTCACAATAAATGTGAAAGTTCTATGTGAATTATCTTAATTAGAACATAATCCCAGTTACTTCTTCAAAGTTGCGACAGAACCATAAAAAATATGGGGAGTACATCCACAAAGAGAATTAAGAGGCATGGTAATTGGAAAAGGTTTGATGTTCATGATCCAGTTCAAGTACAAGCTCCATCAAACCTGTAAAAATAGCCAGAGTACCAGATATGATGAAAAACCATCACTCTGATCATGCTTATGCAGTTCATCTATCAGATCAACCAAGGATAGACCCGTATATATGTGAACTTGAAACAATTAGATGGCTACCTAAAATATAGGAGTTCTTTTAAAGGAAGGCTATCTAAAGTAttgtttcatatattattcttttaaataaaaatttattaatgtttaactttgtattaaaaaaaattatgaactaTATCTAATATGCTACTAAAGTGTGTGCAGtgaaaaaattctaaaaaaattacggataaaaagaatattatttaCATCAGCATCTTCCGAACATATTAAGATATTTCATGCAAAAACAAGTGACTCATTTTCGGAAGAcacatagtgggtgtttggctggCACTTATAAGTCCAATTTCGGATTATAAGTTaagagcacttattcgtaccgtttgtgtaataagtcaagaagcacttataaaaagataggaatgctagcttttgtttcagggcttctacttatttcccaaacactttaatcacttataagtcttatcttgcttctaacttctactccacttatttattttaagcaagaagcgcttattttaaactcacccaaacggccccataatataTTAGGTATGAAAGTGGCTgtgttaaattttttgattcgTCTAAATATATGAAACGAAACAATGAGTTTAGTTTTTCAATTTCTATCATATCAAGGTTCAACATTGTTTAATTTACtttagggctgtcaaaaaaatccgaaaaattcGTATCCGTTCGAATTATCCGCAACCGTATCCGGAATAAAGCGGATAATTTTCGTATCCGGAagaaagcggatattatccgtatccgaatccggACTATGCGAAGGATCCCCATGGATGTAGACACCCGTTGGAACTCAACTTATGAAATGATAGTTGCATCTCTTGAACTCCGTCCCGCTATTGAACGTCTAAAAGAATTAGATTCTGAATTTAAGTGTATGCCTTCGGAAATCGAGTGGGAGAATGGAAAGAAAGTGTGTGATTGTTTAAAGATTTTTTCAGATATAACAAAAAAACATTCCGGTGTCAAATATCCCACTGCAAATCTGTATTTTATTGATGTGATTCAAATTCGTAGAAGCATCAAGATGTGGGTTGAATCTAGTGATGAATGGATTTGTCTCATGGGTTCAAAGATGCAACTGAAATTTGACAAGTATTGGGATGAATGTAATAAGTTGTTAACGGTTGCTGTTATTCTTGATCCTAGATATAAGATGGCTATAGTTTCCTATGCATATAAAGGTGTTTATGATCTCCAAGCTGATTTTTATATATTGGAGATACGTGAGTTTTTGTCAAAGATTTTTAAAGAATATTCTGATAAATATGAAAAGAGCAGCGGGCTTGTGGACAGTTCTCGTTTGGGCAGTGGATTAGGTGGAAGTTCAATTAGTGGAGAATGGTTGGGTGGTTTCCAAGATTTTGTTGCAAGTAGTAATTTAGGGGAACAAGCAAGAAAGAGTGAGTTGGATGAATACTTGAAAGAAGGTTTGTTTCCAATGGATAATGATTCTGAATTTGACATTCTTAATTGGTGGAAGCTTAATGGCCCTAAATTTCCGATACTTGCACGGATGGCGCAAGATATTCTGGCTATACCTACATCTTCAGTTGCATCTGAGAGTTCGTTTAGTAAGTGTCGGAGAGTTATCACAGACACACGTTCCTCTCTACAATCTGAGTCAGTTGAGACCTTAATGTGTGTCAAGGATTGGCTCCCTGACATTAGAGATGGTACTGGACCTACTGGTATGTTCTCAATACATTATGTATTAACTTTGCATCTGTACTTCTGGTCaatctttataattttaatattatttttactctttaattttgttatagatCAATCTGAAGATATTGCAGAGGATGATTTAAGCTACGGTGAGTGGGATATGGAGTTCTGAGCAAGTTCAGAAGCTACAGGTCAAAAGCTACAGGTTAGTTACACAGTCCAGACAAATtgagtttttattatttttgttaatatatgAGGTTGTGTATAGTACTAGTTCTTGGGGAGTTGGTAATGTGATGCCTGATGCTATGTCAAGGTCAGGTTTAGGAGAGGTTTTGATATTCTCAAATTATAGTCCTTTTTGTTCAGGTCTGAGATTACACCATCTTATTTGGATTGCTAAAAGTTGCTAATGCACCATCTTAAACTATATTCAGATTTTGAGTTGCTAACATGTACGTGTCCTGTGCATTCTTATTTGAATGTAACCTGTGTACAAAGAATGCGGTAAAAACCAATTTCAGGTTTTAATTAAACAATTTATCACCCAAATATTCATGTCCCACTTGGGGTTAATATGCAATACATCAAATGTAGACTTTTGCTCATAGTTACAGCCTGCAGTCATAgtgaataaatattaaagtataGCAAATTAATCACCAGCATTCAGCAGCTTGCAACAACATCATGGCCTGGATAATTTCAAGTGATGTCCTTGCTGAAAATACAAGACTTCCATTAATCTTTGTAATTAATAACAAGTATTGCTAGGGTACAAGAGCTAATTTTTTGTAATGCAAATTGCAGGTTTGCTATTACTGGATAGTGGAGCCAGAAGATTTTGCTGATTTCTGGAAGTTACGGCATACTGTGATGCTCTCTGTTTTGTTGAAAAATTACTGCATTAATCTGAATGTTTGTAATATTTGTGTTGGTGTTTATTTCTAAACTAAGATGTCAGGATTCATTTTGTAGTTGTTTTATTTGAACTTCTGTTGAACTTGTGTAGAAATTAAGGATGTACTCTATTTGATGTTAAGAGAATATTTGCTGATGTTTAGTTTCCTGCTTCTGTTTATTGAGAATATGAGCAGAtgatttgtatattataatctaagctttcttgaatggtGGGTGATAAGTTTGTATTGTGggtttcttttgttttctgcTTCATTCAGTTGCTTGATCACTTTGCAAATGTTTCTGGAACTGCTGAAGGTGTGTGAGCTGCATATTAGCAGTGGTccagtttaaattttttttatttgaaaaacggatccggataatatccgtatccggataTTATCCGACGGATCCCGGATACGGATATCCTCTCCCTCAAAGttgcggatacggatacggatccGGATATAGGTTTTGATtcccggatacggatacggatataggcaaATCCGTATCCtaattatccgtttgacaggCCTGATTTACTTCTATGTTTTATGGTTTTGAATAAGTTTAGGTTTTTTCCTCAATAGTACAATGACAAGTTGACAACTATTTTTCTATGGTCTTCTAGTTGTATATTACCCTTTACCGGCCGCCAAATCATCATGAAGCAAATTAATTTTACTCCCTGTCTAGTTGTACTTATTTTGCAGAAAATCTAGTATCACAGAATAATCTATATATACGTGTAGATGCATGCACTTGGAATTTGTAAATGATAGTAATGTTTATTTTTAGCTAAAGTTTATTTTTTTCAGCCGAAAATAAagactactccctccgtcccagtcaatagtatacattgggggacgggggcgcggcacggactttaatgcttcaatatagtatagttctgtaaattatttttaagattttctttttttttataaaagtataatatttatatttttatacgaaaaaagaaaatcttaaaaataagttgtagaactatgttttataagagccttaaaaaacgtgtcgagcagtgaaaaagaaacgtatacaattgactgggacagagggagtagcatTTTGCTCTATTCGTATAATCGACCTCTGGCCTAGTGGCGTCAGTGACAGACTGACTGGTAGAGTGGCAGCCCTGCTTAATTATTGAGGAAATTCATGCATGCATTACCTTCACGAGTTCACGTACGTACAAATCCGTCAGACTCAAGGACTCACATCACAGATGCATATGCACGTAAAGCTCAAAAGTGTCAAACCAATACATAAAGGTTTTTGGATTACAGATTAAACAGATACAATTATGagcaattataatatattacgaATCCTAGTAGACACTTTCTGTGAAATACAATAATATCTTACTATAACAAAATTAGGAAAACTTATTGCTCTGCTTGAGCTGCATAATATATCTCATTACAAAGATAACCTTAAGGCACATTTTGCATGGTAACTAGCATTCTGGCAATGGAGCACCACACAAGCAACTGTTGTGGAGATAGGCCGTACGGTCGAATCTCTGGAGGTTTCCCCCTGTTGGAATCTTGCCGCAGAGATTATTATCACTGACGTTAAATGTctgcaggtccaatttagccaattcACTCGACAGACTTCCGCTGATCTGGTTATGGTTCAAGTCTAAGTATGTCAAAGAGGGTGGAAACTCCTGCACCCTGGAGAAATTGAAACTAAGCACGTTTCCTGAAAAATCTAGCATTTCCAAGCGTTTTTTAGGCCCAAACAAGAATGAAATATCACCTTCTAGTCTGTTCCCTGAGAAGTCGAGCCTAATTGGATCTGCTCTAGCAAAAGTTTTGGGAACAAACCCGGTGAGCTGGTTATGCGAAAGATATATGTCCGGGGATCCAGCAAAATTCCCAAAGATATCGGGGATTTCACCGGTGAGTTCGTTACGTTCTAAGTGCAGGGCTTTAAGGTTCGGAAGAGTGGAAAGCTGAGGAGGGATTACACCCAAAAGTTTGTTAAACGATAAGTCTAAACAAGTTAGTTTCGTAAGCTGAGGGAAGAATAAAGGGACAGGGCCACTGAGACTGGTCGAGCTGAGTCTGAGGGATTTTAGGTCTTTGAGTGCAGAAATTTCTTCTGGGATTTTTCCGAAAAGATTGGGGAGTTTACGGAACCATAAGGCTTGGAGGTATGGTAGGTCTCCCACCTGAGGTGGGATTTGGCCGGTGAGAGCTTCGTCGTCTTGAATTATGAGGGAAATTATGCGGTTGCTGGTTTCGTCACATTCGACTAGGTCCCAACCACAACAATCGTCGTCTGACACCCATGAGTCTGTAATGGTGGGGTTTTTCAAGGCTGTTTTGATTTGGAGTAAAGCTTGCTTGTCGTTGTTGTTGCATCTTTGTGATGCAGAGAGGTTTGGAAGGCAGAGGAAAATCATGCATATGCACAAAATAGGGCAGAAAGATGATTCAATATTCATATTGAATTATTGGATTATGTTTTCGAGTTGTGGGTAAAATTGAAGGCAGTTCAGTGTCCTATTTATAGACGGGAGTCACGGGATTGTTTTGTGGGGTTAGTTTAAAAGTTTATTCTTGCTAAATAGTCAAGTGGACATATATCAAACTGTGGCTTCACCTTACGACGATTTTGGATATTTACGACTGGCTAACATGTTGTGCtatgaatttttttgataatatcaTATTTAGTTAATATCCTCTTAGccattacatataaaataagttaaatatCTTCTCTCACAATTATCTTCAAATCattttgtttctattttttaattgctatttcaattttttaaatatgctatttgataaattatggacacactttttaatttattaataaaattttcctcagaaaaaagtattaataaaattatagagaAAATGTTAAAAGCTCGTCCTTTAAAAGAAAGTATACACGACCCCTAAACAAATGAGAAAAGCTTAAAAGCACGTTGACAATCGGTTTTGGTACAAATTTCTTTGATTTTGTCTAAAACGGCTGTATACAGAAATTTTTCAGACTTGATTTTATAGCCTTAAGCCCTTAACTACAAcatcattatttattttttctgacaTTCACTGACCCTCCAAGCTTTATAGGCTCATTAATTTATCTGTGATATAactctataaatatatttagtgatgtaaaaattcaatttaaacACTAAACTCTTTATTCATTTCTTAACATTTTGTATTAACTAtttgacatatattttaagatgcatataaaatataggtttatattatattttataaaaaaatattttgtataaaaatttaaatattaaatttttgttcagacaaaataatctaataataaattatcaaaccatattttataaaaaaaattaaaaaatatgtcaaaACCCCGTCAATCAATGTCACGACTGGGTGAGGGGGACTAGGACGTACGGGTCGTTGTCTACTTGTCTATCTCGAATATTTCAGTCAAGTGGCCACTCTTTCGAGTTTGCGTATACGTGGTCAACTTCAATTTTTACGTTTCAATATAATAatgtttgttattattttataaattattttctaaaaataatcaaattttattttccatTTCTTGACATAATGACTAATTAAAATTTAGCGGATGCCATTTTCCCAAATGATGAAAAgaaaatttagttattaatttatgaatttgaaaCTTTTATCATTTtcagaaattataaaaaatacgaCCACcactctataatttattttatagaaaaaacTATACATCCTCCTATATTTTAAAGCATCACCACCGATCCCTTAAAATGctactaaaaataatataaatataaactctAAAATGCTTAAACAGCTTTGATACTTGTCATCGTCGGTAGTTCGGTGGCTTCTTCTTTATGCCTAAATTATATTCTATTAACAAATAATAACAATGTGTCGGTAGGGAAAATTAATGACAGAAATATAAAGAAGTGACTTAGATTATTAATTAAAGACCGAAGGAGGAGAGACTTAGCTACTTGAAGAAGATTTATGAGATTTGTGGAGTAGGGAGCAATGTTATGTTTGGTAGGTtagaatgaaataaaaaaaatttaaaatagatgaaaataatagaataaaagaaaattgagaaaataactAAGTGAGTACaaattgttataatattttataaaatcaaatattttgaatattaaattgaattaattatcttAAATGAAAAGTTGTATTATATAACTatcaaattagttttttttgtaatttatgaGACACACAAACATTCTCTAACTGAAAAAACTTATCTCATATCATGTTAAAATTCGTAGTTCAATCAGTTAATTACCGAGTCATCATATTAGATGATTTATtcggtcaaaaataaaaaactttatCTAAAATCTTTTAACTTTTATATACGACTTCTATTAAATGACTGATACATACAGTATATATTGGGCATGTTTGGGAAGAAGAAGCGGAAACTGCTTCTGACTTATGCTTTTCTTAACCCATTTGTGTAAAGAATTATaagcatttttaagaagctgagaattcTAGTTTCTCTCCCAcagtttctgcttcttttctaaactctttattaat
Coding sequences:
- the LOC108222536 gene encoding zinc finger BED domain-containing protein RICESLEEPER 2-like, translated to MDVDTRWNSTYEMIVASLELRPAIERLKELDSEFKCMPSEIEWENGKKVCDCLKIFSDITKKHSGVKYPTANLYFIDVIQIRRSIKMWVESSDEWICLMGSKMQLKFDKYWDECNKLLTVAVILDPRYKMAIVSYAYKGVYDLQADFYILEIREFLSKIFKEYSDKYEKSSGLVDSSRLGSGLGGSSISGEWLGGFQDFVASSNLGEQARKSELDEYLKEGLFPMDNDSEFDILNWWKLNGPKFPILARMAQDILAIPTSSVASESSFSKCRRVITDTRSSLQSESVETLMCVKDWLPDIRDGTGPTDQSEDIAEDDLSYGEWDMEF
- the LOC108220462 gene encoding polygalacturonase inhibitor; its protein translation is MNIESSFCPILCICMIFLCLPNLSASQRCNNNDKQALLQIKTALKNPTITDSWVSDDDCCGWDLVECDETSNRIISLIIQDDEALTGQIPPQVGDLPYLQALWFRKLPNLFGKIPEEISALKDLKSLRLSSTSLSGPVPLFFPQLTKLTCLDLSFNKLLGVIPPQLSTLPNLKALHLERNELTGEIPDIFGNFAGSPDIYLSHNQLTGFVPKTFARADPIRLDFSGNRLEGDISFLFGPKKRLEMLDFSGNVLSFNFSRVQEFPPSLTYLDLNHNQISGSLSSELAKLDLQTFNVSDNNLCGKIPTGGNLQRFDRTAYLHNSCLCGAPLPEC